The Magnetospirillum sp. WYHS-4 nucleotide sequence TTGACCACCTCGCCCCCCTCGATCACCGGACGGGAGACGGGAGTCCCCAGGGAGACCAACCTGCGCCACAGGTCGGGATGACGGCCCTCGAAAGCCGCCATGCCACGGGCGAAGATGTCCTCGGGCGTGGTCACTCGGGCTGATTCTCCCCCAACGCCGACAAGCTGTCGCGGCCGTCGGCGACTTCGTTCAGCAGGATTCCCGCCTCCGCGGCCATCCACAGCACCGCCGCCCGGTACTTGCCAAGGAAAAAACCGAAGAATTTCTTGCGTTCGGCGTCATCCGCGATCCGGGTTCCGCCGAAGGCTCCCAGCCGCACCATGGACCGCATGCTGCCCCAGATGATTGCCAATATGCCGTCAATGTCGCCACCCTGCCGGTGCAGACGCAGCAGCCGCTGTTCGAAGGCGTGGAATCCTTGGTCCTCCCCGATTGCCTCCTCCATCAGAGTCTCGAAGGCCGCCGTGAACCGCGCCTCGGCACCGCGGTGCCGCCCGAAATCCAACGCCTCGAAGAAGGCCGCGGGTTCGAATGCCGGCATTTGCCGTTCCGCGAGCGTCACGGCGCGCCGGGGCGCTTCCCGATCTCCCGCGATGGACAGGGAGCCCACCGCTTGCGGCCTGGCGCCATCGATACGCGCCCCGTTGCTGCAATTGACCAGATTGGCTTGAAAGATGCCTTGCGCCGCCGAAAAGGCGGCACGCGACATGTCCAGATACCAGGTTGTCAAGACCTCGCCGCCGAAATTCCCCGGCACCGGCCGGGTAAATTCGTTCTCCAAGAGCTCCAACCCTTCTCCGGGAAGATAGTTGTCGTAATCCTCCTGGTAGTAGACGGCATCCTTCGCATGGTGCCCGGCATCCGGCCGACGGCCGCAATCGACGCCGACCAGATAGACGTTGCGAAACCCCAAGGTGGCGATGGCCGCGAAGGCGGCGTTGGCAACCAAGGGCCCCGCACCGACGATCGGCCTCATCTCGCCCTTGAGAAGGATGCTGGAACTGAGCTGGTCACGGAAATAAAACCAGCAGCGATCGAACAGGTCGGGCACGCCCGGGTCTACCGTGGTGGAAGCTACCAGGGTTATGCCTTCGAACCCGAACAGGTCGCGGAACTCCCGCAGGTTCTTGACCAAGGGCGCGGTGTTTTCGTTCTCGTTGTGGAAATCGGGCCGGATTCCGTTTTTGAGCAGAATACCCAGCGACGTTCCACAGGAAAAAACCAGAATCCGATCCCGCCACTTGCGGATCACCGGAAGGGCGGCGTCCAGGGACGGCC carries:
- a CDS encoding DUF115 domain-containing protein yields the protein MSGDGETPLVTRNREAFRRFYPKVLATLEELGPPKSRLVVDGGVARNILVENTPLYPKAADLWTAEQLGQYFDHPDRIGFASPANCNLSPVSRRLLDKIAAYFQAPGAPALAQYPVVDVGYAFLFGIGLGYAVPEFVRRDLARVIVLVEPVPEFLLHSLSAIDWQEVFEMAEAKGITLRFVVGFPPRISVQAIESLIVRHGQTFLEGAYSFLGYYSWEITEARALLNEKLKVYFISSGYFEDELLMMRNSYLNLRRHAFHMVSRQPHLRQDVPVFVVGSGPSLDAALPVIRKWRDRILVFSCGTSLGILLKNGIRPDFHNENENTAPLVKNLREFRDLFGFEGITLVASTTVDPGVPDLFDRCWFYFRDQLSSSILLKGEMRPIVGAGPLVANAAFAAIATLGFRNVYLVGVDCGRRPDAGHHAKDAVYYQEDYDNYLPGEGLELLENEFTRPVPGNFGGEVLTTWYLDMSRAAFSAAQGIFQANLVNCSNGARIDGARPQAVGSLSIAGDREAPRRAVTLAERQMPAFEPAAFFEALDFGRHRGAEARFTAAFETLMEEAIGEDQGFHAFEQRLLRLHRQGGDIDGILAIIWGSMRSMVRLGAFGGTRIADDAERKKFFGFFLGKYRAAVLWMAAEAGILLNEVADGRDSLSALGENQPE